Proteins encoded together in one Pseudomonas sp. TCU-HL1 window:
- a CDS encoding DNA-binding protein, whose amino-acid sequence MARGGINKALVLKAKQALQARGARPTIDAVRTELGNTGSKSTIHRYLQELARSSEAPPPSLSEELGSLIAHVADRLVLEAEAKVSTAREAVARQHNENLAQRRYSEERIQELQAGNARLTEQLNDCQQNLEQLRDRYQASEFERARLEQSLHGLQELLEERANQLQSLEDKHQLARQALDHYREARKEQREQELQRHDAQVQQLQAELRQLRQSLLSKQDELSTLNRDNERLLVEARNTVKHQSAIESELAMQRSALQTLRQELTARSTEKAALEERLKQHNAERLRLKHQVQQQARQLEVLQARLVTLAGLTPPSEAAPPPSPAG is encoded by the coding sequence ATGGCACGCGGCGGAATTAACAAAGCCCTGGTCCTGAAGGCCAAGCAGGCGCTCCAGGCCCGCGGCGCCCGGCCGACTATTGATGCAGTCCGGACGGAGCTAGGCAATACGGGTTCCAAGTCCACCATTCATCGATACCTGCAAGAACTCGCAAGGTCGTCGGAAGCGCCACCGCCCTCACTGAGCGAAGAACTTGGGTCACTGATTGCCCATGTGGCCGACCGCCTGGTTCTCGAGGCTGAGGCCAAAGTAAGCACGGCACGGGAAGCCGTTGCCCGGCAGCACAACGAAAACCTCGCCCAACGGCGTTATAGCGAGGAGCGCATTCAAGAACTGCAGGCGGGAAATGCTCGCTTGACCGAGCAACTGAACGATTGCCAACAGAACCTGGAGCAGCTGCGTGATCGTTACCAGGCCAGTGAGTTTGAACGTGCTCGGCTCGAGCAAAGCCTCCACGGTCTTCAGGAGCTGCTGGAAGAGCGCGCCAACCAGTTGCAATCACTGGAGGATAAGCACCAGCTCGCCCGCCAGGCCCTCGACCACTATCGAGAGGCTCGCAAAGAGCAGCGCGAGCAAGAACTCCAACGTCATGACGCGCAAGTGCAACAGCTGCAGGCCGAGCTGCGCCAGCTTCGCCAGAGTTTGCTGAGTAAACAGGACGAGCTTTCCACGCTAAATAGAGATAACGAGCGCCTCTTGGTCGAAGCCCGAAACACGGTGAAACACCAGTCGGCGATCGAGAGTGAACTGGCCATGCAGCGCAGCGCGTTACAAACTCTTCGCCAAGAATTGACGGCACGCAGCACGGAAAAAGCCGCATTGGAGGAGCGATTGAAACAGCACAATGCGGAGCGCTTACGACTTAAGCATCAGGTACAGCAGCAAGCCCGGCAGCTCGAAGTTTTGCAAGCTCGACTGGTCACCCTGGCAGGTCTAACCCCACCATCCGAGGCCGCTCCCCCTCCCTCCCCAGCGGGATAA
- a CDS encoding TnsA endonuclease N-terminal domain-containing protein: MNGQSVGYPRSLMTSPPKKLRTGEYGKHITYFPSQKNREYISCESLLESDFCLYLEYLPAVQRYISHPIRFILNFGPTKTLKYTPDFFVKLADGSWVFYEIKPDSQLEGSRTQEKLLCFQRALAEHGYLLETIAESHFRKPTLFHNLNYLYAHSFGATQLGIARVVHIVEDAPSRTIRVHQLLEVLNPPTVSDIASAVFNRKVHANLNRFFSTQTQISVGERR, from the coding sequence ATGAACGGGCAATCCGTGGGATATCCCCGATCGCTAATGACGTCTCCCCCGAAAAAGTTAAGAACGGGAGAATATGGCAAACACATCACCTACTTTCCCTCCCAAAAAAATCGCGAATACATCTCGTGCGAGTCGCTATTGGAGTCTGACTTCTGCCTGTATCTAGAATACCTACCAGCCGTACAGAGATACATCAGCCATCCTATTCGTTTCATCTTAAATTTCGGACCAACAAAAACATTAAAATACACTCCTGACTTCTTTGTAAAACTGGCAGATGGTTCCTGGGTCTTCTACGAAATCAAACCCGACTCTCAACTCGAAGGAAGCCGAACCCAAGAAAAGCTCCTTTGTTTTCAGCGCGCACTCGCCGAACATGGCTATCTACTTGAAACAATAGCCGAATCCCATTTCCGAAAGCCCACACTATTCCACAATCTCAATTACTTATATGCCCATAGTTTTGGCGCCACTCAATTAGGAATCGCACGCGTTGTCCATATTGTAGAGGACGCCCCCTCGAGGACCATCAGAGTTCACCAACTTCTCGAAGTTTTAAACCCACCCACAGTCTCGGATATTGCCAGCGCTGTTTTTAATCGTAAAGTCCATGCAAATCTGAACAGATTCTTCAGCACTCAAACTCAGATTTCCGTAGGAGAGCGAAGATGA